Proteins from one Candidatus Nitrospira nitrosa genomic window:
- the rfbB gene encoding dTDP-glucose 4,6-dehydratase, protein MSILVTGGAGFIGANFVLDWLTQHDESVVNLDKLTYAGNLESLVSLGNDERHIFVRGDIGDAALVDKLLKEHGPRAVINFAAESHVDRSIHGPGEFIQTNIVGTFHLLESVRAYWGALAGEAKQRFRFLHVSTDEVYGSLTHDAPAFSEMNRYEPNSPYSASKAASDHLVRAYHHTYGLPVLTTNCSNNYGPYQFPEKLIPLCILNALAGKPLPIYGDGLQVRDWLYVNDHCRAISLVLQGGLVGETYNIGGWNEKTNLDVVQTLCDTLDGLAPPATCHLPPATCRSLITFVKDRPGHDRRYAMDASKIERELGWKPLETFESGLRKTVTWYLQNPRWIANVTSGAYRTWIDQQYGAGA, encoded by the coding sequence ATGAGTATCCTGGTCACCGGTGGAGCGGGGTTTATTGGGGCCAATTTTGTGCTCGACTGGTTGACACAGCATGATGAGTCTGTGGTCAATCTCGACAAGCTCACGTACGCAGGCAATCTGGAGAGTCTCGTTAGTCTCGGAAACGATGAGCGGCATATCTTTGTGCGGGGTGATATCGGCGATGCCGCGCTTGTCGATAAACTATTGAAGGAGCATGGTCCGAGAGCGGTTATTAATTTCGCCGCTGAAAGTCACGTTGATCGATCTATTCATGGACCTGGTGAGTTTATCCAGACGAACATCGTCGGTACCTTTCACTTGCTTGAATCGGTGCGTGCGTATTGGGGTGCATTAGCAGGCGAAGCCAAACAGCGTTTCCGGTTTCTGCATGTCTCTACGGATGAGGTGTACGGCTCATTGACACATGACGCGCCAGCTTTCAGTGAAATGAACCGCTATGAGCCCAATAGCCCTTACTCGGCCAGCAAGGCGGCCAGCGATCATCTCGTCCGCGCCTATCACCATACCTATGGCCTGCCGGTTCTGACCACCAATTGTTCGAATAATTATGGTCCCTACCAATTTCCAGAGAAACTGATCCCACTCTGCATCTTGAATGCATTAGCTGGGAAACCACTTCCGATCTATGGGGATGGATTGCAAGTGCGGGACTGGTTGTACGTGAACGATCACTGCCGAGCCATCAGCCTCGTGCTTCAAGGCGGTCTTGTGGGAGAAACGTATAACATCGGCGGCTGGAACGAAAAGACGAACTTAGATGTTGTGCAGACCCTCTGCGATACTCTAGATGGGCTTGCCCCACCTGCCACCTGCCACCTGCCACCTGCCACTTGCCGTTCTCTGATCACCTTTGTGAAGGATCGCCCAGGGCACGATCGCCGTTATGCCATGGATGCCAGTAAAATCGAGCGCGAGCTAGGCTGGAAGCCTCTCGAAACATTCGAATCCGGTCTGCGTAAAACTGTGACCTGGTATCTCCAAAATCCACGTTGGATCGCCAACGTGACCAGCGGGGCCTATCGTACGTGGATCGATCAACAGTACGGTGCCGGAGCGTAA
- the rfbD gene encoding dTDP-4-dehydrorhamnose reductase, producing the protein MRILLTGKHGQVGFELQRALAPLGTVRAVDSAECDLADASAIRALVRSCHPDLIVNAAAYTAVDNAESELALAHAVNAVTPGILGEESVKLGAWVVHYSTDYVFDGLKLGTYTEEDLTNPLSVYGRTKRDGEIALQQSGARYLTLRTSWVVGVHGNNFAKTILRLALEREQLNVVADQFGAPTSAALLADVTAQLVRQRQREGADRFSYGLYHLVAGGDTTWCEYARFVVSEALAAGKPLKLVPEAIRGIRSSEYPTAAKRPANSRLDTDKLRRIFGFELPDWQNGVQHVLQQILDDGGSQVVSSKR; encoded by the coding sequence ATGCGGATCTTGTTAACAGGAAAGCATGGCCAGGTCGGATTTGAGCTTCAACGTGCGCTGGCTCCATTGGGCACGGTCCGTGCTGTGGATTCCGCAGAATGCGATTTGGCTGATGCATCCGCTATTCGTGCCCTCGTTAGATCATGCCACCCAGATCTGATTGTGAATGCTGCAGCCTACACCGCAGTAGACAATGCAGAGTCAGAACTCGCACTGGCGCACGCTGTGAATGCTGTTACACCTGGGATTCTTGGGGAAGAATCTGTGAAGTTAGGGGCATGGGTTGTGCATTATTCCACTGACTATGTATTTGATGGTCTCAAGCTGGGCACCTACACCGAAGAAGATCTCACGAACCCGCTGAGTGTTTACGGGCGTACCAAACGAGATGGTGAGATAGCCTTACAGCAAAGCGGAGCGCGATATCTTACCCTCCGGACGAGCTGGGTAGTTGGAGTCCATGGAAACAATTTTGCGAAAACGATTCTGCGATTGGCTCTTGAGCGAGAACAGTTGAATGTGGTGGCCGATCAATTTGGAGCTCCAACATCGGCAGCCTTGCTGGCGGATGTGACGGCTCAATTGGTCCGGCAAAGGCAGAGAGAGGGGGCGGATCGTTTCTCTTACGGTTTGTACCATCTGGTTGCAGGCGGCGATACAACGTGGTGTGAGTATGCGAGGTTTGTCGTCTCGGAAGCCCTGGCCGCTGGAAAACCACTCAAGCTCGTGCCGGAGGCCATTCGAGGGATTCGCTCATCAGAATATCCCACCGCCGCTAAGCGCCCAGCTAATTCGCGGTTGGATACCGACAAGTTGCGTAGGATTTTTGGTTTCGAGTTGCCTGATTGGCAGAATGGGGTACAGCATGTGCTGCAACAGATTCTGGATGATGGTGGGTCGCAAGTTGTAAGTAGTAAAAGGTAA
- a CDS encoding glycosyltransferase family 9 protein, translating into MKCDPRSVLVVCTRRIGDVLLATPVIRSLKAALPNVMIDMLVFEGTQDILSGNADIRRVWTIAERPAIRPHLALLCSLWRRYDVAISALAGDRPTFHAWVAGQYCIGTLLPDKKSWWKRKMLNQWVPFDNLLTHTVAMNLRLLTPLGITPLGTPVVSWTDEDARSVSILFPDVRNAQSYAVLHVSPKFAYKTWTVDAWVALGRWLIDRGLIVAVTGIETAEQSYCDQIIQGLPKAVNLIGRVTLPTLGYLLSRAALYVGTDTAVSHMAAAVGVSSVVLFGPSNPVKWGPWPKDFPSTAQSPWQRQGSQRQGNVWLLQGDGDCVPCLAEGCDRHVNSLSDCLQQLSVHRVIQAAEALLREQENNGAVPTGV; encoded by the coding sequence ATGAAGTGCGATCCCCGCAGTGTGTTAGTCGTATGTACGCGTCGAATTGGGGATGTGCTCCTAGCCACGCCGGTCATTCGCTCGCTCAAGGCCGCGTTGCCAAACGTGATGATCGACATGCTTGTATTCGAAGGGACGCAGGATATTCTCTCCGGCAATGCGGATATCCGCCGAGTCTGGACCATCGCCGAGCGTCCGGCGATTCGTCCCCATCTCGCCTTGCTGTGCTCGCTGTGGCGGCGCTACGACGTAGCAATATCGGCTCTTGCAGGCGATCGTCCGACGTTTCATGCCTGGGTCGCAGGACAGTATTGCATTGGGACGTTGTTGCCCGACAAGAAATCCTGGTGGAAGCGGAAGATGTTGAATCAGTGGGTCCCGTTTGACAATCTTCTTACACATACGGTTGCCATGAATCTCAGGCTACTTACCCCGTTGGGTATTACACCACTCGGTACTCCTGTAGTGAGCTGGACGGATGAGGATGCACGATCTGTTAGCATCCTGTTCCCTGATGTCAGGAATGCTCAGTCCTACGCCGTGCTGCATGTGTCACCAAAGTTTGCCTACAAAACGTGGACCGTCGATGCGTGGGTGGCGCTTGGACGGTGGTTGATTGATCGTGGGCTCATCGTCGCTGTGACGGGGATCGAAACGGCTGAGCAGTCGTATTGTGATCAGATCATTCAGGGGCTACCCAAGGCCGTCAATTTGATCGGCCGAGTGACCTTGCCGACCCTTGGTTATTTATTAAGTCGCGCTGCGTTGTATGTTGGAACGGATACAGCGGTCAGTCATATGGCCGCTGCCGTTGGAGTGTCCTCCGTCGTTCTATTTGGTCCCTCCAATCCGGTGAAGTGGGGGCCTTGGCCGAAGGACTTTCCTTCAACCGCACAAAGCCCATGGCAGAGGCAGGGATCGCAGCGGCAAGGGAATGTGTGGTTGCTTCAAGGCGACGGAGACTGCGTGCCTTGTCTTGCCGAAGGATGTGATCGTCACGTGAATAGTCTGAGTGATTGCCTCCAGCAATTATCCGTGCATCGGGTTATCCAGGCTGCTGAGGCCTTGCTCAGAGAACAAGAAAACAACGGCGCAGTGCCAACTGGCGTATGA
- a CDS encoding polysaccharide biosynthesis protein: MKQSTAKLFHFLAGRFGGRVLEYRSILVLSTQLLLIFAANLTAFALRFDASLPRAYRKIMWDFMPAVLLVYGIGLWVFGIQRGLWRYVDLRDLWRILLASVSSAAVFYGVIHQFGGVAQYPRSVIILTGLLTALYLAGSRLAVRGFREWIQVFDPSARRVLIVGAGHAGELLVRDMLYDANYHCYPVGFVDDDPIKRKMNIHGVPVVGVIADIKRAAERLKVDEIIVAIPSGSTTVKQKILAASEGCSVPIKTLPDVKQLLGDPVSLQQVRPMSVDDLLQREPIRTDSQELSPHISGKTLLVTGAGGSIGSELCRQIAQHKPKALILFERYENTLHSLLLELHAAFPTVKILPIIGDVTVPDRVTEVFRQTCPDIVFHAAAHKHVPLMELNPKEAIRNNILGTRIVAEAAVKAGVGRFVLISTDKAVNPSSVMGVTKRIAEHMMQEFNSPGLTKFTVVRFGNVLGSNGSVVPLFTEQIRKGGPVTVTHPEIKRFFMTIPEAVQLVLQASAMGRGGEVFVLDMGEQIKVADLARNMIVLAGLVPGKDIDIVYTGLRPGEKMYEELFEEQEQAERTVHAKINRASGAPVSVGELDQWLEMLQTNLPRCDEDELLQDLKRLVPSFQPAIPQRVS; the protein is encoded by the coding sequence ATGAAACAGTCAACGGCAAAGCTATTCCATTTCCTCGCAGGGAGATTTGGAGGCCGGGTCCTTGAGTACCGGTCGATTCTCGTCCTGAGTACGCAACTGCTGCTGATTTTCGCGGCCAACCTGACGGCATTTGCGCTGCGATTCGATGCGAGTCTCCCTCGCGCGTATCGGAAGATCATGTGGGATTTCATGCCTGCCGTGTTGCTGGTGTACGGTATCGGCTTGTGGGTGTTCGGGATTCAGCGAGGGCTCTGGAGATATGTTGACCTTCGCGATCTTTGGAGAATCCTGCTGGCCTCGGTGAGCAGCGCCGCGGTGTTTTATGGGGTGATCCATCAATTCGGCGGCGTGGCACAATATCCCCGATCCGTGATCATCCTAACAGGCCTGTTGACGGCGCTCTATTTGGCAGGCAGTCGATTGGCTGTGCGAGGGTTCCGGGAGTGGATTCAGGTATTTGATCCGAGTGCGCGACGTGTCTTGATCGTCGGTGCAGGGCATGCGGGCGAGCTCTTAGTCAGGGACATGCTGTATGATGCGAATTACCACTGCTATCCGGTGGGGTTCGTGGATGATGATCCGATCAAGCGCAAGATGAACATTCATGGAGTTCCTGTCGTAGGAGTCATTGCAGACATCAAGAGAGCCGCCGAACGGTTGAAGGTCGACGAGATCATTGTGGCTATCCCTTCCGGCTCCACAACGGTGAAACAGAAGATTCTTGCAGCCTCAGAAGGCTGTTCGGTGCCGATCAAGACGTTACCCGATGTCAAGCAATTGCTCGGTGATCCTGTCTCACTGCAACAAGTGCGACCAATGAGCGTCGACGATCTGCTCCAGCGTGAGCCGATTCGGACGGATTCCCAAGAGTTGTCTCCTCACATCAGCGGGAAAACGCTCCTCGTAACGGGAGCAGGAGGATCGATCGGATCCGAACTTTGCCGACAGATTGCCCAGCACAAGCCCAAGGCCTTGATCTTGTTTGAGCGTTACGAAAATACGCTCCATTCGCTATTGCTGGAGTTACACGCAGCCTTTCCGACGGTGAAAATTCTCCCCATCATCGGAGATGTGACCGTGCCGGATCGTGTGACGGAAGTGTTTCGCCAGACCTGCCCTGACATTGTGTTTCATGCCGCTGCGCACAAGCATGTTCCGCTGATGGAACTGAATCCGAAAGAAGCCATCCGCAACAATATTCTAGGCACCCGTATTGTTGCCGAGGCCGCTGTCAAGGCAGGCGTCGGCCGATTTGTCCTGATTTCCACAGACAAGGCTGTCAATCCTTCAAGTGTGATGGGTGTGACGAAGAGAATTGCCGAGCATATGATGCAGGAGTTCAATAGTCCCGGTCTCACAAAGTTCACGGTGGTGCGGTTCGGGAATGTGCTGGGCAGCAACGGGAGTGTGGTCCCTCTGTTTACTGAACAGATCCGCAAAGGAGGGCCGGTGACGGTCACCCATCCAGAGATCAAGCGGTTTTTCATGACCATTCCGGAAGCAGTGCAACTCGTACTCCAGGCGAGTGCGATGGGGCGGGGAGGGGAAGTCTTTGTCCTCGATATGGGAGAGCAGATCAAGGTGGCTGATTTGGCCAGGAATATGATTGTATTGGCTGGATTGGTTCCAGGGAAAGACATTGACATTGTCTATACCGGTTTGAGGCCTGGAGAAAAGATGTATGAAGAACTCTTTGAGGAGCAGGAACAGGCCGAACGCACGGTTCATGCGAAAATCAATCGAGCGAGTGGTGCTCCGGTTTCCGTCGGCGAGCTGGATCAATGGCTGGAGATGTTGCAAACGAATCTCCCTCGTTGTGATGAAGACGAGCTGCTTCAAGATCTCAAGCGCCTGGTGCCGAGCTTTCAACCTGCCATCCCCCAGCGTGTGTCGTGA